From the genome of Streptomyces sp. NBC_00659, one region includes:
- a CDS encoding glutamate racemase → MKIALMDSGIGLLAAAAAVRRLRPDADLVLSSDPGSMPWGPRTPEGVTALALAVAEAAALHRPDALIVACNTASVRSLPALRARLEPEVPVIGTVPAIKPAAAGGGPVAIWATPATTGSPYQRGLIKEFADGVAVTEVACPGLADAVEYADQAAIDAAIEAAAAHTPEDVTAVVLGCTHYELVAERIRAAVQRPGRPPLVLHGSAEAVAAQALRRIGELPDPGAPADSTVTVLLGGREGALPATALTYEEGRILSAVSSAR, encoded by the coding sequence GTGAAGATCGCGCTCATGGACTCCGGAATCGGACTGCTCGCTGCTGCCGCCGCGGTACGTCGACTGCGGCCCGACGCGGATCTCGTCCTCTCCTCCGACCCCGGCAGCATGCCCTGGGGACCCCGCACGCCGGAAGGCGTCACCGCGCTTGCCCTCGCGGTCGCCGAGGCCGCCGCGCTGCACCGGCCCGACGCCCTGATCGTCGCCTGCAACACCGCTTCCGTGCGTTCCCTGCCGGCCCTGCGCGCCCGTCTCGAGCCGGAGGTGCCCGTCATCGGCACCGTCCCGGCCATCAAGCCGGCCGCCGCGGGCGGCGGACCCGTCGCGATCTGGGCCACGCCGGCCACCACGGGCAGCCCGTACCAGCGGGGCCTGATCAAGGAGTTCGCCGACGGAGTGGCGGTCACCGAGGTGGCCTGTCCCGGACTCGCGGACGCCGTCGAGTACGCCGATCAGGCGGCCATCGACGCGGCGATCGAGGCCGCCGCCGCGCACACCCCCGAGGACGTCACGGCCGTCGTCCTGGGATGCACCCACTACGAGCTCGTCGCCGAGCGCATCCGCGCCGCCGTGCAGCGTCCGGGCCGCCCGCCGCTCGTCCTGCACGGTTCCGCCGAAGCGGTCGCCGCCCAGGCGCTGCGCCGGATCGGCGAGCTTCCGGACCCCGGAGCCCCCGCCGACTCCACGGTCACGGTGCTTCTGGGCGGACGCGAGGGGGCGCTGCCCGCCACGGCGCTCACCTATGAGGAAGGCCGCATTCTGTCGGCGGTCAGCTCCGCACGCTG
- a CDS encoding TerD family protein has product MSMPKGSNVPVPTSALRVELGWGSGQGVPDVDASALLLVAGKVRSDGDFVFYNQPAHSSGAVRHEGKRNDGGQVTDALLVDLTRVEPVVETVVLAASADGGSFGRVPGLSIRVLDARQGTEIARFDSTDATVETAFVLGEFYRRQGAWKFRAVGQGYGSGLEGLATDYGITVDEPQQAAAPAAAPQGPATLVQGPPPPVAPPVTAPPPVAPPVTVPPPIAPQPPAAPPAPVRLSKVTLTKEAPSVSLSKQGGTTGSMRVNLNWEVRKQFSGWGSKRGRAVAMHADLDLDLCALYELSDGRKGVVQALGNAFGALHQPPFIHLDGDDRTGALASGENLTINLDHKQSFRRILIFVTIYEGARSFADLHATVTLQPQNGAPIDFSLDECTVPSTVCALALITGNGADLLIQREARYLIPARGVSPQRTVDQVYGWGMNWTPGRK; this is encoded by the coding sequence ATGTCAATGCCTAAGGGATCTAATGTTCCTGTCCCGACGAGCGCACTCAGGGTGGAATTGGGGTGGGGGTCAGGACAGGGGGTGCCCGACGTCGATGCGTCCGCCCTTCTGCTGGTGGCCGGAAAGGTTCGTTCGGACGGCGACTTCGTCTTCTACAACCAGCCGGCGCACTCCTCCGGCGCCGTGCGCCACGAGGGCAAGCGGAACGACGGCGGCCAGGTGACCGACGCGCTGCTCGTCGACCTCACGCGCGTGGAACCCGTCGTCGAGACCGTGGTCCTGGCCGCGTCCGCGGACGGCGGCTCCTTCGGGCGCGTTCCCGGCCTGTCCATCCGGGTGCTCGACGCACGGCAGGGCACCGAGATCGCCCGCTTCGACAGCACCGACGCGACCGTGGAGACCGCCTTCGTCCTGGGCGAGTTCTACCGGCGCCAGGGCGCCTGGAAGTTCCGTGCCGTCGGCCAGGGCTACGGAAGCGGCCTCGAAGGGCTGGCCACCGACTACGGGATCACCGTGGACGAGCCGCAGCAGGCGGCGGCGCCCGCCGCCGCGCCCCAGGGACCCGCCACCCTCGTGCAGGGGCCCCCGCCCCCCGTGGCCCCGCCGGTCACCGCGCCACCACCGGTCGCCCCGCCGGTCACCGTGCCGCCACCCATAGCCCCGCAGCCGCCCGCGGCCCCTCCGGCGCCCGTCCGTCTCTCCAAGGTGACGCTGACCAAGGAGGCGCCCTCCGTCTCGCTCTCCAAACAGGGGGGTACGACCGGTTCCATGCGCGTGAACCTCAACTGGGAAGTGCGCAAGCAGTTCTCGGGGTGGGGCAGCAAACGCGGCCGGGCCGTCGCCATGCACGCGGACCTCGACCTCGACCTGTGCGCGCTGTACGAACTGTCCGACGGCCGCAAGGGAGTCGTACAGGCACTCGGCAACGCCTTCGGGGCACTGCACCAGCCGCCGTTCATCCATCTCGACGGGGACGACCGCACCGGGGCCCTGGCCAGTGGAGAGAACCTCACCATCAACCTCGATCACAAGCAGAGTTTCCGGCGCATCCTCATCTTCGTGACCATCTACGAAGGCGCGCGCTCCTTCGCCGATCTCCATGCCACGGTCACCCTGCAGCCGCAGAACGGCGCGCCCATCGACTTCTCGCTCGACGAGTGCACAGTGCCCTCCACGGTCTGCGCGCTCGCCCTCATCACCGGCAACGGCGCCGACCTGCTCATCCAGCGCGAGGCCCGGTACCTGATCCCCGCGCGCGGCGTGAGTCCGCAGCGCACCGTCGACCAGGTCTACGGCTGGGGCATGAACTGGACGCCCGGAAGGAAATGA
- a CDS encoding glycosyltransferase, with amino-acid sequence MSALVWIAVGSLAAWLWLLLCQGFFWRTDVRLPPCREPSDWPVVCVVVPARDEAAVLPESLPSLLAQDYPGRAEIFLVDDGSSDGTGELARELARRHGGLPLTVSSPGEPPAGWTGKLWAVRHGIGLARAREPEFLLLTDADIAHAPDSLRLLVAAARTGGFDLVSQMARLRVESLWERLVVPAFVYFFAQLYPFRRIAVKGSRTAAAAGGCVLLRADTAERARIPDAIRDAVIDDVALARAVKRGGGHIWLGLAERVDSVRPYPRLRDLWRMVSRSAYAQLRHSPPLLAGTVAGLAVVYLAPPVALVAGLAAGSTWAASAGGLAWLVMTATYVPMLRYYRQPLALAPLLPVTAFLYLLMTVDSAVQHYRGRGAAWKGRTYARPGAALDES; translated from the coding sequence GTGAGCGCCCTCGTGTGGATCGCCGTCGGATCACTGGCAGCGTGGCTGTGGCTGCTGCTCTGCCAGGGCTTCTTCTGGCGTACGGACGTACGACTGCCCCCCTGCCGTGAGCCGTCGGACTGGCCTGTCGTCTGCGTCGTGGTGCCGGCCCGGGACGAGGCCGCCGTCCTGCCCGAGAGCCTTCCCTCGCTCCTGGCCCAGGACTATCCGGGGCGGGCCGAGATCTTCCTCGTCGACGACGGCAGTTCGGACGGCACGGGTGAGCTGGCCCGCGAACTGGCGCGCCGGCACGGCGGGCTGCCGCTCACCGTCAGCTCGCCGGGAGAACCCCCGGCGGGCTGGACGGGCAAGCTCTGGGCCGTACGCCACGGCATCGGCCTCGCCCGCGCGCGGGAACCCGAATTCCTCCTGCTGACCGACGCGGACATCGCGCACGCCCCGGACAGCCTGCGGCTCCTGGTGGCGGCGGCCCGCACAGGTGGCTTCGATCTCGTCTCGCAGATGGCACGGCTGCGGGTGGAGAGCCTCTGGGAACGGCTCGTCGTGCCCGCCTTCGTCTACTTCTTCGCGCAGCTCTACCCGTTCCGCCGGATCGCCGTGAAGGGCTCACGGACGGCGGCCGCGGCGGGCGGATGCGTCCTGCTGCGCGCGGACACCGCCGAGCGGGCGCGGATCCCGGACGCGATCCGGGATGCCGTCATCGACGACGTGGCGCTCGCCCGTGCCGTCAAGCGGGGCGGCGGCCACATCTGGCTGGGGCTCGCCGAGCGGGTGGACAGCGTGCGTCCCTATCCGCGGCTGCGTGACCTGTGGCGCATGGTTTCGCGCAGCGCGTACGCGCAGCTGCGGCACAGTCCGCCGCTGCTCGCCGGGACGGTCGCCGGGCTCGCCGTGGTGTACCTGGCGCCGCCGGTCGCCCTCGTGGCGGGCCTGGCCGCGGGGAGCACGTGGGCGGCGTCCGCCGGGGGGCTGGCCTGGCTGGTGATGACGGCGACCTATGTACCGATGCTCCGCTACTACCGGCAGCCCTTGGCCCTCGCTCCCCTGCTGCCGGTCACCGCGTTCCTCTATCTCCTGATGACGGTCGACTCCGCGGTGCAGCACTACAGGGGACGCGGCGCGGCCTGGAAAGGCCGCACCTACGCGCGTCCCGGCGCCGCCCTCGACGAGAGCTGA